DNA sequence from the Cronobacter turicensis z3032 genome:
AGCGACAAGACAGCCCTCCTTGTTAATGAGCCCGACTTCGGGTGCATTATCATGCGCGACGATAATTTTCCTTTGGCACCCAAGCGCCTCCATAGCAGCTGAAATTGCACCGGGTACGCCTCTCAGTGCGCCTGTGAGCGCGAGCTCTCCTACAAATTCATACTCACCAACATGCGATGCGCTCAGTTGCTCTGAAGCAGCGAGAAGCGCTATCGCAATCGGCAAATCATATCGTCCCCCTTCTTTTGGCAGATCGGCCGGAGCGAGGTTGATAGTGATCTTTTTAGCCGGGAAATCATAACCACTGTTGATAAGCGCGCTACGTACCCGGTCCCGGGCTTCTTTAACCGTGGTTTCCGGCAGGCCAACAATCGTCAGGCCGGGCAGCCCTGCGCTGATATGTACCTCGACTGTCACCAACGGCGCTTTAACGCCAAGCGCCGCTCGGGTATGAATAATTGATAGCGACATAATCCCTCCTCAGGCCTGAAGCATCGCCAGGATGAAGACGTTGATCGAGGTGTAATTCGCGATTTTTCGGCGCAGATAGCAATCTTTTGCTGCAAGAAAATGCAAACTCTCAATTTGCCCGAGACGTCTCGCAAAAGCGTAATAAGTTTTCGGAAAGGCATTGCGCCGCACAGCGCGATCGCTAAAAATCCTGAAAAAATTTCAGTTAACGCTACTGGTTGATTACGTTGGGTTTTAATAGATTTGCTGAATGTATTGCAGTGCCGCGTCATAAATATTTCTTGTCACAGCTTTGTTCTCTGTGATAACTCTTTAGGTATTCCTTCGAATATGACGTAAGTACATACAGAAATGACAACCCTTCTACTAGTGATTAGCCTGGTCGTGATTAGCGTGGTGGTGATTATTAACCCACCGTGCGGGGCTGCACTCGGAAGAAGAAAGGCTTAGAAATCAAGCCTGAATCATCGAAAACCCCCGCACCGAAAGGTCCGGGGGTTTTTTTATGACCTAAAACTTAAGCGAGGAACAGAAAATGAGTAGTAGCATAAAATTCTGTTGTCCGCATTGTAAGGCGGGGAACTAACTATGAATGGCGCACAGTGGGTGGTACATGCTTTGCGAGCTCAGGGAGTGGATACGGTTTTTGGCTATCCGGGCGGGGCAATAATGCCGGTTTATGATGCGTTATACGACGGCGGCGTGGAACACCTACTGTGTCGGCATGAACAGGGCGCAGCAATGGCTGCCATCGGCTATGCACGTGCCACGGGTAAAACCGGCGTGTGTATCGCTACCTCCGGGCCAGGCGCTACCAACCTGATCACGGGCCTTGCGGATGCGCTGCTGGATTCGGTTCCCGTTGTAGCTATCACGGGCCAGGTCGCGGCGCCACTTATCGGTACGGATGCTTTTCAGGAAGTCGACGTACTCGGTTTATCGCTCGCCTGTACCAAACACAGCTTTCTCGTGGAGTCACTGGAAGAGCTGCCGGAAATCATGGCGCATGCTTTTCATCTGGCGAGTTCGGGGCGCCCTGGGCCGGTCCTGATCGATATTCCTAAAGATATTCAACTGGCCAGCGGGGAACTCGAGCCATGGCTCTCCAGTGTAGAGGACACGTTTGTTGTGCCTCAGGCGGAGCTGGAGCAGGCGCGTACATTACTGAGCCAGGCTGAAAAACCGATGCTCTATGTGGGCGGTGGCGTGGGCATGGCGCAGGCGGTACCTGCGCTGCGCGAATTCATGGCACAAACGCAAATTCCCTGCGCAGTCACGCTTAAGGGGCTTGGTGCGGTCGAAGCGAGCTATCCGGGCTACCTGGGTATGCTGGGCATGCACGGCACCAAAGCCGCTAACCTGGCGGTGCAGGAGTGCGATTTGTTGATAGCGGTCGGCGCACGCTTTGACGATCGCGTCACTGGTAAGCTCAATACCTTTGCTCCCCACGCCAAAGTTATCCATATGGATATCGATCCGGCAGAGCTGAACAAGCTGCGTCAGGCGCATGTCGGGCTGCCGGGCGATCTCAACGCATTATTACCTGCGCTGCAACGCCCGATGGCGATCGACGCCTGGCGCGAACGCGTCGCGGCGCTGCGAAGTGAACATGACTGGCGTTACGATCATCCAGGCGAAGGTATTTTTGCGCCGTTGTTGTTAAAACAACTCTCGGACCGCAAGCCAGCGAACAGCGTTGTGACTACCGATGTAGGCCAGCATCAGATGTGGGCGGCGCAGCACATGCGCTTCAGCCGTCCGGAAAATTTCATTACTTCAAGCGGTCTCGGCACCATGGGATTTGGGCTGCCGGCCGCGGTAGGCGCACAAGTGGCGCGCCCGGAAGATACCGTTATCTGCGTGACCGGCGATGGTTCATTCATGATGAACATCCAGGAGCTGGGTACCGTAAAACGCAAGCAGCTGCCGCTGAAGATAGTCCTGCTGGATAACCAGCGCCTGGGAATGGTGCGCCAGTGGCAGCAGCTTTTCTTCTCGGAGCGTTACAGCGAGACGAATCTGTCCGACAACCCTGATTTTCTGACGCTGGCCAGCGCCTTTGGCATTGCCGGTCAGCGCATCACCCGTAAAGACCAGGTGGAAGCCGCGCTGGAAACGATGTTCAACAGCGAAGGCCCTTATTTGCTGCACGTTTCAATCGATGAAGCTGAAAACGTCTGGCCTCTGGTGCCTCCTGGCGCCAGCAACTCACAAATGCTGGAGAAAATATCATGATGCAACATCAACTCGCCGTACAGGCTCGCTTTCGCCCGGAAACCCTGGAACGTGTGCTGCGCGTGGTGCGTCACCGTGGCTTTCAAATTTGCGCCATGAATATGGCGGCGTGCGCTAATGCGCAAAATATAAATATTGAGCTGACCGTTGCCAGCCCGCGTCCAGTCGAATTACTGTTTAGTCAGCTAAGCAAACTGGTCGATGTCGCGTGCGTCGAGATCCAGCAACCAACATCACAACAAATCCGCGCCTGAGCGCAAAAGGAAGAAGAAAAATGACGACGAAAAAAGCTGATTACATTTGGTTCAACGGCGAAATGGTTCCCTGGGGCGAGGCGAAGGTTCACGTCATGTCTCATGCGTTGCACTACGGTACATCAGTCTTTGAAGGGATCCGTTGCTACGATTCGCACAAAGGTCCGGTCGTGTTCCGCCATCGTGAACATATGCAGCGCCTGCGTGATTCCGCCAAGATTTATCGCTTCCCGGTTAGCCAGTCTGTTGATGAGTTAATGGAAGCCTGCCGTCAGGTCATTCGCGAAAACAAACTCACCAGCGCGTACATCCGTCCGCTGGTGTTCGTGGGCGATGTCGGTATGGGGGTTAACCCGCCTGAGGGCTACAAGACAGACGTCATTATCGCCGCGTTCCCGTGGGGCGCGTATCTGGGAGCGGAAGCGCTGGATCAGGGCATTGACGCGATGGTTTCTTCATGGAACCGCGCGGCGCCAAATACCATTCCTACTGCTGCAAAAGCGGGCGGTAACTATCTTTCCTCCCTGTTGGTCGGCAGCGAAGCGCGTCGTCACGGTTATCAGGAGGGTATCGCTCTGGATGTTCACGGTTATATCTCTGAAGGCGCAGGCGAAAACCTGTTTGAAGTTAAAGATGGCGTGATTTATACCCCGCCGTTTACCTCTTCCGCGCTGCCAGGCATCACTCGTGACGCCATCATCAAGCTGGCCAAAGAGATGGGCATTGAAGTTCGCGAGCAGGTGCTCTCCCGTGAGTCCCTGTACCTGGCGGATGAAGTGTTTATGTCCGGCACCGCGGCGGAAATCACGCCGGTGCGTAGCGTTGACGGCATTCAGGTAGGCGAAGGCCGCTGTGGTCCGGTCACCAAACGCGTTCAGCAGGCATTCTTTGGCCTGTTCACGGGTGAGACCGAAGATAAATGGGGCTGGCTGGACCAGGTTAACCCGTAAGCACAATAACACCTGCACGGGCGGCATCAGCCGCCCGGCTTTTGTAGAGACTGGAGTGAAAAAGCATGCCTAAGTACCGTTCTGCCACCACCACGCACGGCCGCAATATGGCGGGCGCCCGCGCCTTATGGCGCGCCACGGGAATGACCGATGCCGATTTCGGCAAGCCAATTATCGCGGTTGTAAACTCCTTTACTCAGTTTGTGCCGGGCCATGTGCATCTGCGCGATCTGGGCAAACTGGTTGCGGAGCAAATCGAGGCAGCTGGCGGCGTGGCGAAAGAGTTCAACACCATCGCGGTGGATGACGGCATCGCCATGGGGCACGGCGGTATGCTCTATTCACTGCCGTCTCGCGAGCTTATTGCTGACTCCGTAGAGTACATGGTGAACGCCCACTGTGCGGACGCCATGGTTTGTATCTCGAACTGCGACAAAATCACCCCCGGGATGCTGATGGCTTCCCTGCGTCTGAACATCCCGGTGATTTTCGTCTCCGGCGGTCCGATGGAAGCCGGTAAAACTAAACTTTCCGATCAGATAATCAAGCTCGATCTGGTCGATGCGATGATTCAGGGCGCGAACCCGCACATCAGCGACGAGCAGAGCGACCAGGTAGAACGCTCCGCCTGCCCAACCTGCGGCTCCTGCTCCGGCATGTTCACCGCCAACTCCATGAACTGTCTGACCGAGGCGCTGGGCCTGTCGCAGCCGGGCAATGGCTCGCTGCTGGCGACCCACGCTGACCGTAAAGATCTCTTCATCAATGCGGGCAAACGCATCGTTTCGCTCACTAAACGCTATTACGAGCAGGATGACGCCAGCGTATTGCCGCGCAATATCGCGAACAAAGCGGCGTTTGAAAACGCCATGACGCTCGACATCGCGATGGGCGGCTCTACCAATACCGTCCTGCATCTGCTCGCCGCGGCGCAGGAAGCGGAAATCGACTTCACGATGAGCGATATCGACCGCCTTTCCCGCAAAGTACCGCAGCTGTGCAAAGTTGCGCCAAGCACCCAGAAATACCATATGGAAGATGTTCACCGCGCGGGCGGGGTTATCGGCATTCTCGGAGAACTGGATCGCGCAGGTCTTCTGAACCGCGACGTGAATAACGTACTGGGGCTGACGCTGCCGCAGACGCTTGAACAGTACGACGTCACGCTCACCCAGGATAATGCGGTGAAAGAGATGTACCGCGCAGGGCCTGCCGGTATTCGCACCACGCAGGCGTTTTCGCAATCCTGCCGCTGGGACTCGCTGGACGATGACCGTCAGGAGGGCTGCATCCGCTCGCTGGAACATGCCTACAGCCAGGACGGTGGTCTTGCGGTGCTGTATGGCAACTTCGCAGAAAACGGCTGCATCGTAAAAACGGCGGGCGTCGACGAAGGCAGTCTGGTTTTCCGCGGCCCTGCGAAAGTCTATGAAAGCCAGGACGACGCGGTAGAAGCGATCCTCGGCGGTAAAGTCGTCGCGGGCGATGTGGTGGTGATCCGCTACGAAGGGCCGAAGGGCGGTCCGGGTATGCAGGAGATGCTCTATCCGACCAGCTTCCTGAAATCGATGGGCCTCGGTAAAGCCTGCGCGCTTATCACCGATGGCCGTTTCTCGGGGGGGACTTCCGGGCTTTCCATCGGTCATGTCTCGCCGGAAGCCGCCAGCGGCGGCAACATCGCACTGATTGAAGACGGCGATATGATAGCGATTGATATCCCGAACCGTGGCATCCAGCTCGAAGTGAGCGATCAAGAACTTGCCGCGCGTCGTGAAGCGCAGGACGCCCGCGGTGCTGACGCCTGGACGCCGCGTAACCGTGAACGTCAGGTTTCCTTCGCGCTGCGTGCTTACGCAAGCCTCGCCACCAGCGCCGATAAAGGCGCCGTGCGCGATAAATCGAAGCTGGGAGGCTGATAATGGCCGAGTCGCAACCCTTTTCTGCCGCCCCTTGCGGGGCGGAATATCTGCGCGCCGTGCTGCGCTCTCCGGTTTATGAAGTGGCGCAGGTTACGCCGCTTCAAAAGATGGAAAAACTGTCGGCACGGCTGAATAACGTGGTGCTGGTAAAGCGCGAAGACCGCCAGCCGGTGCACAGCTTTAAGCTGCGCGGCGCTTACGCCATGATGGCGCATCTCACCGATGAGCAGAAAGCGCGCGGCGTCATTACCGCCTCTGCGGGCAACCATGCGCAAGGCGTGGCGCTCTCGGCATCACGGCTGGGTATTAAATCGCTCATTGTCATGCCGGTCACCACGGCGGATATCAAAGTGGATGCGGTACGCGGCTTTGGCGGTGAAGTGCTTCTGCATGGCGCGAACTTCGATGAGGCGAAAGCTCATGCGATTTCGCTCTCTCAGCAGGGATTTACTTACGTGCCGCCGTTCGATCATCCGGCTGTTATCGCCGGGCAGGGAACGCTGGCGCTGGAGCTGCTCCAGCAGGATGCGCATATCGATCGCGTATTTGTACCGGTCGGTGGCGGCGGTCTGGCGGCGGGTGTCGCGGTGTTGATCAAACAACTGATGCCGCAGATCAAAGTGATCGCCGTCGAAGCCGCCGACTCCGCCTGTCTGAAAGCGGCGCTGGAGGCCGGGCATCCTGTCGATTTGCCGCGCGTCGGGCTGTTTGCGGAAGGCGTGGCGGTAAAACGTATCGGCGATGAGACATTCCGAGTCTGTCAGGAGTATCTCGACGACATCATCACCGTAGACAGTGACGCTATCTGCGCGGCGATGAAAGATCTGTTTGAAGATGTCCGCGCCGTGGCGGAGCCTTCCGGCGCGTTGGCGCTGGCGGGCATGAAAAAGTACGTCGCGCAGCATGATATTCGCGGCGAGCGTCTGGCCCATGTGCTCTCTGGCGCCAACGTGAATTTCCACGGGCTGCGTTACGTCTCGGAACGCTGCGAGCTGGGCGAACAGCGCGAGGCGCTGCTGGCGGTGACGATCCCGGAAGAGAAAGGCAGTTTTCTTAAGTTCTGCCAGTTGCTGGGCGGACGTGCGGTCACGGAGTTTAACTACCGCTTCGCCGATGCTAAAGACGCCTGCATTTTCGTTGGCGTGCGGCTCAGCCGGGGGCTGGAAGAGCGGCATGAAATTATCGCGCAGTTAACCGGCGATGGTTATGGCGTGGTGGATCTCTCCGATGACGAAATGGCGAAGCTGCATGTGCGCTATATGGTCGGCGGGCGCCCTTCGCGGCCGTTGCGTGAGCGACTGTACAGCTTTGAATTTCCGGAGGCGCCGGGTGCGCTGCTGCGTTTTCTGCATACGCTCGGCACGCACTGGAACATTTCGCTGTTCCATTACCGCAGCCATGGCACCGACTACGGACGCGTGCTGGCGGCCTTTGAACTCAGCGAACATGAGCCGGATTTCGAAACCCGGCTTAATGAGCTTGGCTACGAGTGCCATGACGAAACCGGCAACCCGGCGTTTCGGTTCTTTCTCGCAGGTTAACGGTAGCCCGGCAGGAGTTTCCAGAAGGCTTCAACAAGCGGCTCATGCAGCCGCTTTTTTTGTGCGCAGACGCCAAGCTCGAACGGCGTTTTTTCATCGCTGCGCTCAAGTATCAGCACGCGGTTGCGCACCGGCTCCGGGCTATTTTCCAGCACCACTTCCGGTATCAGCGCCACGCCGCAGCCCAGCGCCACCATCGACACCATCGCTTCATGTCCGGCGACCGTCGCGTAAATAAACGGATTACTGATTTTATGGCGGCGAAACCAGAGTTCGATACGCCGCCGCACCGGGCCTTGATCCGGCATGATAAACGGCACCTGGGCCCAGTCCGGCTCCGGTGCGGAAACCTGCGCGCGCACCGGGCAAGGCAGGGCAGGCGCTATCAGCACCACGCTGAGGTTTTCCAGCATCGAAAACGCGACCGCGGCAGGCAGGGCTTGCGGCTTACCTGCGATGGCAATATCGGCCTCGCCGGAATTGACCTTTTCCACAGCGTCAGCGGCGTCACCCGTTGTCAGCTTAATTTCTACCGAAGGGTGTTCGGCGCGAAAGCGATCCAGGATTGGCGGAAGATGGCTGTATGCCGCTGTCACCGAGCAAAACAGATGCAGCTCGCCTGACAGTGTCGGCCCCTGCTGGTCGATAGCGTGACGCAACTGCTGATATTGCAGCAGCGTCTGTTGCGCGAACTGGCGCAGCGCTTCGCCCGCTTCGGTCAGCGTGACGGCGCGGTTATCGCGAATAAACAGCGGCTGGGCCAGATCCTCTTCCAGCCGCTGGATCTGGCGCGACAGCGTCGAAGGGCTGACATGCATAGCTCGTGCGCTGCGGCCAAAATGTCGGCTTTCCGCGAGGTGCAGGAACATTTTCAGATCGCGTAGATCCATGGAGGCGACTCCCTGAGATGGCGTTGCGGAAAACGCAACGTGATGTTGTCAATATATCAATTTCCGCAACGAATTTCCTGTCATATAGTGGTCTTAACCGGTTTCAGGTTACCGGTGTGCCGGCTTTCTCTGACCAGGCTCGCAACCCTGGCGCCCAGGGCTCGCGAAAACGCCGTCTTCCTGTAACCTGAAATCTGTACCGTCGCTTTTGACGACGCAATAAACCGAACAATAAGACAATACAACATCACGAGGTATCACCATGGCTAACTACTTCAATACTTTGAATTTGCGTCAGCAACTGGCGCAACTGGGTAAATGCCGCTTCATGGCGCGCGACGAATTCGCCGACGGGGCAGGCTACCTCAAAGGTAAAAAAGTAGTCATCGTGGGGTGCGGTGCGCAGGGCCTCAACCAGGGTCTGAACATGCGTGATTCCGGGCTGGACGTTTCCTATGCCCTGCGTAAAGAGGCTATCGCCGAGAAGCGTGCTTCCTGGCGCAAGGCGACAGAAAACGGTTTTCAGGTAGGTACTTATGAAGAGCTGATCCCGCAGGCGGATCTGGTGGTTAACCTGACGCCGGACAAACAGCACTCTGACGTTGTACGCGCTGTGCAGCCGCTGATGAAAGACGGCGCGGCGCTGGGCTATTCCCATGGTTTTAACATCGTTGAAGTGGGCGAGCAGATCCGTAAAGACATCACCGTGGTGATGGTGGCGCCGAAGTGTCCGGGTACTGAAGTCCGTGAAGAGTACAAACGTGGTTTCGGCGTGCCGACGCTTATCGCGGTACACCCGGAAAACGATCCGAAAGGCGAAGGCATGGCTATCGCAAAAGCGTGGGCGGCGGCAACCGGTGGTCACCGCGCGGGCGTGCTGGAATCGTCTTTCGTTGCGGAAGTGAAATCTGACCTGATGGGCGAGCAGACTATTCTGTGCGGTATGTTACAGGCTGGCTCTCTGCTGTGCTTCGACAAGCTGGTGGAAGAGGGTACCGACCCGGCTTATGCAGAAAAACTGATCCAGTTCGGCTGGGAAACTATCACGGAAGCGCTGAAGCAGGGCGGCATCACGCTGATGATGGATCGCCTCTCCAACCCGGCGAAACTGCGCGCTTACGCGCTCTCCGAACAGCTGAAAACGATTATGGCGCCGCTGTTCCAGAAACATATGGACGACATCATTTCCGGCGAATTCTCTTCCGGCATGATGGCGGACTGGGCGAATGACGATAAGAAATTGCTGACCTGGCGCGAAGAGACCGGCAAAACCGCGTTTGAAAACGCGCCGCAGTTCGAAGGCAAAATCAGCGAACAGGAGTATTTCGATAAAGGCGTGCTGATGATCGCGATGGTGAAAGCAGGCGTTGAACTGGCGTTCGAAACCATGGTGGCTGCTGGCATCATCGAAGAGTCTGCTTACTATGAGTCTCTGCATGAGCTGCCGCTTATTGCCAACACCATTGCCCGTAAGCGTCTGTACGAAATGAACGTGGTTATCTCGGATACCGCGGAATATGGCAACTACCTGTTTGCCAATGCAGCCGTGCCGCTGCTGAAAGACTTTATGACCAAACTGCAGCCGGGCGATCTGGGTAAAGCCGTAGAAGGCACCGCAGTGGATAACGCGCAACTGCGTGACGTTAACGATGCGATTCGCAGCCACGAGATCGAAAAAGTGGGGCATAAACTGCGCGGTTATATGACCGACATGAAGCGTATCGCGGTTGCTGATTAATCCGCATTGTTAAAAGGTGGGTGCCTTCCACTTACCCACCCTACGACGGGTGACCGCCCTTTTATAGGGCGGGTAAGCAACGCGCACCCGCCGTGAAGCGATGACACGTTTTTCGCAATCAACGCCAGAAAAAAGGCCTTCTCATGGAGAAGGCCTTTTTATCAGTTACGGTACAGCACTTTAATGATGTGGTAGCCAAACTGCGTATGCAGCGGGCCGGTCGGCTCCAGCACCGGGCAGGAGAACACCACTTTATCGAAAGCCGGCACCATCTGGCCCTGGCGGAATTCCCCTAAATGACCGCCTTTTTTGCCTGACGGGCAAATAGAGTGCTTTTTGGCCAGCTTTTCGAAATCGCCGCCGTTCTTAATTTGCTCCAGCAGATCCAGTGCCAGTTTTTCTTCTTTAACAAGGATATGCAGTGCTGCTGCTGTTTTTGCCATGATCGTGCCTTGAGTGGGGTTGATAACGCTGGCTATACTACCACGCGTTTTTCTCCCTTCGTACTCTCGTACCTGCTGTGGGGAGCCGCCTTCTCCTCTGACTTTCACTGAGTAATTTATGCGTCTGAACCCCGCCCAACAACAAGCCGTCGAATTCGTCACTGGTCCTTGCCTGGTGCTGGCGGGTGCTGGCTCCGGTAAAACCCGCGTCATTACCAACAAAATCGCGCACCTGATCCGCGGCTGCGGCTACCAGGCGCGTCATATCGCGGCGGTCACCTTTACCAACAAAGCCGCGCGTGAGATGAAAGAGCGTGTAGCCCAGACGATGGGGCGCAAAGAGGCGCGCGGGCTGATGATTTCGACCTTCCACACGCTGGGCCTGGAAATTATCAAGCGCGAGTACGTGGCGCTGGGCATGAAATCCAATTTTTCGCTGTTTGACGATACCGATCAGATGGCGCTTATCAAAGAGCTGACCGAAGGGTTAGTGGAAAACGATAAAGTGCTGTTACAACAGCTGATTTCCACTATCTCGAACTGGAAAAACGATCTGCTGAGCCCGCCGCAGGCCGCCGCCCGTGCTATCGGCGAGCGTGAGCGCATTTTCGCGCACTGCTACAGCCTGTACGACGCGCATCTGAAAGCCTGTAACGTGCTCGATTTCGACGATCTGATCCTGCTGCCGACGCTGTTATTGCAGCGTAATGAAGAGGTACGGGAGCGCTGGCAGAATCGCATTCGCTACCTGCTGGTGGATGAATATCAGGACACCAACACCAGCCAGTATGAGCTGGTGAAACTGCTGGTGGGCAGCCGCGCGCGCTTTACGGTGGTGGGCGACGATGACCAGTCGATCTACTCCTGGCGCGGCGCGCGTCCGCAGAACCTGGTGCTGCTAAGTCAGGATTTTCCGGCGCTTCAGGTGATTAAACTCGAGCAGAACTACCGCTCCTCAGGGCGTATTCTCAAAGCGGCTAACATTCTCATCGCCAATAACCCGCACGTTTTTGAGAAAAAACTCTTTTCCGAGCTGGGTTACGGCCCCGAGCTGAAAGTCCTTACTGCGAACCATGAAGATCACGAGGCGGAGCGCGTTACCGGCGAGCTTATCGCGCATCATTTTATCAATAAAACCCAGTATAAGGATTACGCCATCCTGTATCGCGGCAATCATCAGTCGCGGGTGTTTGAAAAGATGCTGATGCAAAACCGCATCCCGTATCGTATTTCCGGCGGTACGTCGTTCTTCTCTCGCCCGGAAATCAAAGATTTGCTGGCTTACCTGCGCGTGCTGACTAACCCGGGCGACGACAGCGCTTTTCTGCGCATCGTGAATACGCCGAAGCGTGAAATCGGCCCGGCAACGCTGCAAAAGCTCGGCGAGTGGGCGAATCAGCGTAATAAAAGCTTATTCACGGCCAGTTTTGATATGGGGCTTGCCCAGACGCTGAGCGGGCGCGGGTATGAATCGCTGACGCGCTTCACCAGTTGGCTTCAGGACGTGGCAGTACTCTCTGAGCGTGAACCGGTGGCGGCGGTACGCGATCTTATTCGCGGCATCGATTATGAAGCCTGGCTGTTTGAAACCTCGCCCAGCCCGAAAGCGGCGGAAATGCGCATGAAGAACGTCAACCAGCTCTTTAGCTGGATGACGGAAATGCTCGAAGGCACCGATCTCGACGAGCCGATGACGCTAACGCAGGTTGTCACGCGCTTTACGCTGCGCGACATGATGGAGCGCGGCGAAAGCGATGAAGAGCTCGATCAGGTACAGCTCATGACCCTGCACGCTTCGAAAGGGCTGGAGTTCCCCTATGTGTTCCTGGTCGGTATGGAAGAGGGGCTGTTGCCGCACCA
Encoded proteins:
- the ilvY gene encoding HTH-type transcriptional regulator ilvY, producing MDLRDLKMFLHLAESRHFGRSARAMHVSPSTLSRQIQRLEEDLAQPLFIRDNRAVTLTEAGEALRQFAQQTLLQYQQLRHAIDQQGPTLSGELHLFCSVTAAYSHLPPILDRFRAEHPSVEIKLTTGDAADAVEKVNSGEADIAIAGKPQALPAAVAFSMLENLSVVLIAPALPCPVRAQVSAPEPDWAQVPFIMPDQGPVRRRIELWFRRHKISNPFIYATVAGHEAMVSMVALGCGVALIPEVVLENSPEPVRNRVLILERSDEKTPFELGVCAQKKRLHEPLVEAFWKLLPGYR
- the ilvD gene encoding Dihydroxy-acid dehydratase, with the protein product MPKYRSATTTHGRNMAGARALWRATGMTDADFGKPIIAVVNSFTQFVPGHVHLRDLGKLVAEQIEAAGGVAKEFNTIAVDDGIAMGHGGMLYSLPSRELIADSVEYMVNAHCADAMVCISNCDKITPGMLMASLRLNIPVIFVSGGPMEAGKTKLSDQIIKLDLVDAMIQGANPHISDEQSDQVERSACPTCGSCSGMFTANSMNCLTEALGLSQPGNGSLLATHADRKDLFINAGKRIVSLTKRYYEQDDASVLPRNIANKAAFENAMTLDIAMGGSTNTVLHLLAAAQEAEIDFTMSDIDRLSRKVPQLCKVAPSTQKYHMEDVHRAGGVIGILGELDRAGLLNRDVNNVLGLTLPQTLEQYDVTLTQDNAVKEMYRAGPAGIRTTQAFSQSCRWDSLDDDRQEGCIRSLEHAYSQDGGLAVLYGNFAENGCIVKTAGVDEGSLVFRGPAKVYESQDDAVEAILGGKVVAGDVVVIRYEGPKGGPGMQEMLYPTSFLKSMGLGKACALITDGRFSGGTSGLSIGHVSPEAASGGNIALIEDGDMIAIDIPNRGIQLEVSDQELAARREAQDARGADAWTPRNRERQVSFALRAYASLATSADKGAVRDKSKLGG
- the ilvG gene encoding Acetolactate synthase isozyme 2 large subunit, which gives rise to MNGAQWVVHALRAQGVDTVFGYPGGAIMPVYDALYDGGVEHLLCRHEQGAAMAAIGYARATGKTGVCIATSGPGATNLITGLADALLDSVPVVAITGQVAAPLIGTDAFQEVDVLGLSLACTKHSFLVESLEELPEIMAHAFHLASSGRPGPVLIDIPKDIQLASGELEPWLSSVEDTFVVPQAELEQARTLLSQAEKPMLYVGGGVGMAQAVPALREFMAQTQIPCAVTLKGLGAVEASYPGYLGMLGMHGTKAANLAVQECDLLIAVGARFDDRVTGKLNTFAPHAKVIHMDIDPAELNKLRQAHVGLPGDLNALLPALQRPMAIDAWRERVAALRSEHDWRYDHPGEGIFAPLLLKQLSDRKPANSVVTTDVGQHQMWAAQHMRFSRPENFITSSGLGTMGFGLPAAVGAQVARPEDTVICVTGDGSFMMNIQELGTVKRKQLPLKIVLLDNQRLGMVRQWQQLFFSERYSETNLSDNPDFLTLASAFGIAGQRITRKDQVEAALETMFNSEGPYLLHVSIDEAENVWPLVPPGASNSQMLEKIS
- the ilvA gene encoding Threonine dehydratase biosynthetic codes for the protein MAESQPFSAAPCGAEYLRAVLRSPVYEVAQVTPLQKMEKLSARLNNVVLVKREDRQPVHSFKLRGAYAMMAHLTDEQKARGVITASAGNHAQGVALSASRLGIKSLIVMPVTTADIKVDAVRGFGGEVLLHGANFDEAKAHAISLSQQGFTYVPPFDHPAVIAGQGTLALELLQQDAHIDRVFVPVGGGGLAAGVAVLIKQLMPQIKVIAVEAADSACLKAALEAGHPVDLPRVGLFAEGVAVKRIGDETFRVCQEYLDDIITVDSDAICAAMKDLFEDVRAVAEPSGALALAGMKKYVAQHDIRGERLAHVLSGANVNFHGLRYVSERCELGEQREALLAVTIPEEKGSFLKFCQLLGGRAVTEFNYRFADAKDACIFVGVRLSRGLEERHEIIAQLTGDGYGVVDLSDDEMAKLHVRYMVGGRPSRPLRERLYSFEFPEAPGALLRFLHTLGTHWNISLFHYRSHGTDYGRVLAAFELSEHEPDFETRLNELGYECHDETGNPAFRFFLAG
- the ilvC gene encoding Ketol-acid reductoisomerase, translating into MANYFNTLNLRQQLAQLGKCRFMARDEFADGAGYLKGKKVVIVGCGAQGLNQGLNMRDSGLDVSYALRKEAIAEKRASWRKATENGFQVGTYEELIPQADLVVNLTPDKQHSDVVRAVQPLMKDGAALGYSHGFNIVEVGEQIRKDITVVMVAPKCPGTEVREEYKRGFGVPTLIAVHPENDPKGEGMAIAKAWAAATGGHRAGVLESSFVAEVKSDLMGEQTILCGMLQAGSLLCFDKLVEEGTDPAYAEKLIQFGWETITEALKQGGITLMMDRLSNPAKLRAYALSEQLKTIMAPLFQKHMDDIISGEFSSGMMADWANDDKKLLTWREETGKTAFENAPQFEGKISEQEYFDKGVLMIAMVKAGVELAFETMVAAGIIEESAYYESLHELPLIANTIARKRLYEMNVVISDTAEYGNYLFANAAVPLLKDFMTKLQPGDLGKAVEGTAVDNAQLRDVNDAIRSHEIEKVGHKLRGYMTDMKRIAVAD
- the ppiC gene encoding Peptidyl-prolyl cis-trans isomerase C, with product MKVRGEGGSPQQVREYEGRKTRGSIASVINPTQGTIMAKTAAALHILVKEEKLALDLLEQIKNGGDFEKLAKKHSICPSGKKGGHLGEFRQGQMVPAFDKVVFSCPVLEPTGPLHTQFGYHIIKVLYRN
- the ilvM gene encoding Acetolactate synthase isozyme 2 small subunit produces the protein MMQHQLAVQARFRPETLERVLRVVRHRGFQICAMNMAACANAQNINIELTVASPRPVELLFSQLSKLVDVACVEIQQPTSQQIRA
- the ilvE gene encoding Branched-chain-amino-acid aminotransferase, translating into MTTKKADYIWFNGEMVPWGEAKVHVMSHALHYGTSVFEGIRCYDSHKGPVVFRHREHMQRLRDSAKIYRFPVSQSVDELMEACRQVIRENKLTSAYIRPLVFVGDVGMGVNPPEGYKTDVIIAAFPWGAYLGAEALDQGIDAMVSSWNRAAPNTIPTAAKAGGNYLSSLLVGSEARRHGYQEGIALDVHGYISEGAGENLFEVKDGVIYTPPFTSSALPGITRDAIIKLAKEMGIEVREQVLSRESLYLADEVFMSGTAAEITPVRSVDGIQVGEGRCGPVTKRVQQAFFGLFTGETEDKWGWLDQVNP